A genomic stretch from Podospora pseudoanserina strain CBS 124.78 chromosome 3, whole genome shotgun sequence includes:
- a CDS encoding hypothetical protein (EggNog:ENOG503NZTT; COG:O; CAZy:CE1): MFIYVPRNLAAKPPIIVAIHYCTGTAQAYFSGSPYRQLADQKGFIVIYPESPYSGTCWDVSSRATLTHDGGGNSNAIANMVKYTLQQYNGDPTKVFVTGTSSGGMMTNVMAATYPDLFAAGIVYSGTAAGCFYSQSGGTNAWNSSCAQGQVRSTPQVWAKMVFDAYPGYEGPRPKMQIYHGSADTTLHANNYNETIKQWAGVFGLDPAKPDVTQANTPQSRYTTYSWDNGKLIGVYAQGVGHSVNMRGADDMKFFGL; encoded by the exons ATGTTCATTTATGTCCCCAGGAACCTCGCGGCGAAGCCTCCTATCATTGTGGCTATTCACTACTGCACCGGTACTGCTCAGGCTTACTTCAGTGGCAGCCCATACAGACAGCTCGCTGATCAGAAGGGCTTTATTGTCATTTACCCTGAATCACCCTATTCGGGGACTTGCTGGGATg TTTCTTCACGCGCCACCCTTACCCATGACGGCGGTGGTAACAGCaacgccatcgccaacatggTCAAGTACACGCTTCAGCAGTACAACGGCGACCCCACCAAGGTGTTTGTGACCGGCACCTCTTCCGGTGGCATGATGACG AACGTCATGGCTGCTACCTACCCCGACCTTTTTGCTGCAGGCATCGTCTACTCCGGCACCGCCGCTGGCTGCTTCTATTCCCAGTCTGGTGGCACCAACGCCTGGAACAGCTCCTGTGCTCAAGGCCAAGTTCGTTCGACACCGCAGGTTTGGGCAAAGATGGTCTTTGATGCCTACCCAGGATATGAAGGACCCCGACCCAAGATGCAGATCTACCACGGCTCTGCCGACACAACTCTCCACGCGAACAACTACAACGAGACGATTAAGCAATGGGCAGGTGTATTCGGCCTGGATCCCGCAAAGCCAGATGTCACCCAGGCGAACACCCCCCAGAGCCGGTACACCACGTATTCGTGGGACAACGGAAAGTTGATTGGCGTGTACGCCCAAGGCGTCGGGCACAGTGTAAATATGAGGGGAGCAGATGACATGAAGTTCTTTGGTCTTTGA
- a CDS encoding hypothetical protein (EggNog:ENOG503P3R2) yields MIWQRTLVASLLAMGAQAGIGDMVAEGMMRGSPSVERRLQEIAKANILSRGYMEIRQAPGLSTGIGSNTPVNPDGTVDMERWNEEVNQACRDSLETLNVASNPSGACICYNLPVLNNVTGTFEADLRLFQISPPTGDFQGIPQEQINVALSYNGASVAEKEGGAARQGPEPAEEGRLRLLRSFLFVGRINNDAMGGEEIPMAQLQALVMPIVTLSAVNADGQTVATNVSVNEAAFVSGVFSQEVVMSTFRLAELAVEEEVARLKNGTTAFVLPGVQLLIFPIGLIITSIWLVIGVAAYGMGTYARYNFRESHRRMVAKTQKGTMARF; encoded by the exons ATGATTTGGCAAAGGACATTGGTGGCTTCGCTCCTGGCGATGGGGGCCCAGGCTGGAATTGGCGACATGGTGGCCGAGGgcatgatgagggggagtCCATCCGTCGAGAGGAGGTTACAAGAAATCGCAAAGGCAAACATCTTGTCAAGAGGATACATGGAGATCAGGCAAGCACCGGGACTGTCAACGGGCATTGGCAGCAACACACCCGTGAATCCTGACGGGACCGTCGACATGGAGAGGTGGAATGAGGAAGTCAACCAAGCTTGCAGAGACTCGCTCGAAACTCTCAACGTGGCCTCGAACCCATCAGGCGCCTGCATCTGTtacaacctccccgtcctcaACAACGTCACAGGCACCTTCGAAGCCGACCTGAGGCTTTTCCAAATTAGCCCACCAACCGGTGACTTTCAGGGCATTCCGCAGGAGCAGATCAACGTTGCACTGAGTTACAACGGCGCGTCGgtcgccgagaaggagggaggcgcTGCTCGACAAGGCCCAGAACCAGCCGAGGAAGGGAGGCTGCGGTTACTCCGGTCGTTCCTGTTTGTTGGTCGGATCAACAATGATGcaatgggaggggaggagattcCCAT GGCCCAACTGCAAGCTCTAGTCATGCCCATCGTCACGTTGTCCGCCGTCAACGCAGACGGCCAGACCGTGGCCACCAACGTGTCAGTGAACGAGGCCGCCTTCGTTTCTGGTGTCTTTTCGCAAGAGGTCGTCATGAGTACCTTCCGCCTAGCCGAACTTGctgtggaggaagaagttgCTCGTCTCAAGAACGGCACCACCGCTTTTGTCCTTCCCGGTGTGCAGCTGCTGATTTTCCCCATCGGTCTTATCATCACGAGCATTTGGCTGGTCATTGGTGTGGCTGCCTATGGCATGGGCACTTATGCGCGGTACAACTTCCGGGAGTCTCACAGAAGGATGGTGGCGAAGACACAGAAGGGGACCATGGCTCGTTTTTAA
- a CDS encoding hypothetical protein (EggNog:ENOG503NZ48; COG:Q): protein MLSPTQLLLLPPTLLLCLVIRRILTNFFFHPLSSFPAPFYTRLTSLPLAALSLLGREPEFLHNLTKKYPPSTRAILITPTLLFFPHASSLKPIYWSPTHNHKGSLYGTGALGPTSLFSTIPAEDHKSLRKSLGGTHWSVSYLKTFQEPRIDNLITFFVNQLSLLPPDHEPFQMGEKLAQFAADVMTLLVFGKPWGFIAHDRDERRLLSAFRESLPMFAFAARCNSFRELILSSPWIRGLIMPKVDDKTGSGYLASQAKLAVAQREQEREQGIGGEGKMRDYLDYTLDARDGNGEPLTRAQKEAHATLLIQAGADTTGSGLGAVLRLMLEHGECMKKARREIEVADEKGLLSTPVLYEETKQHLPYFVACIKEGLRVNPPAPNLFGRIILEKGGTVIDGVHVPQGAEVCSNPYVVGRDPELYGTDAEAFEPERWLNGNEKRRAEMEAANFVFSMGPRVCLGKEIAMMEMYKVLPEIVRRFDFEVVSAGKYVDRGGVACNKDFMVRVRRRA, encoded by the coding sequence atgctTTCACCCACgcaacttctcctcctccctccaaccctcctcctctgcctggTCATCCGCCGTATCCTCAcaaacttcttcttccaccccctctcctccttcccagcaCCATTCTACACCCGcctaacctccctcccccttgccgccctctccctcctcggccgtgAGCCCGAattcctccacaacctcaccaagaaataccccccctccacccgcgccatcctcatcacccccaccctcctcttcttcccccacgcctcctccctcaaacccaTCTACTGGTCCCCAACCCATAACCACAAGGGCTCCCTCTACGGCACCGGCGCCCTCGGCccaacctccctcttctccaccatACCCGCCGAAGACCACAAATCTCTCCGCAAATCCCTCGGCGGCACTCACTGGAGCGTCTCCTACCTCAAAACCTTCCAGGAACCCCGCATCGAcaacctcatcaccttcTTCGTCAACcaactctccctcctcccacccgaCCATGAGCCCTTCCAAATGGGTGAGAAGCTCGCCCAGTTCGCCGCCGATGTCATGACCCTCCTCGTGTTTGGCAAACCATGGGGCTTCATCGCCCACGACCGTGACGAGCGCCGGCTTTTATCCGCCTTTCGCGAGTCCCTCCCCATGTTTGCCTTCGCCGCGAGGTGCAACAGCTTCCGGGAGCTGATTCTTTCATCGCCGTGGATAAGGGGCTTGATCATGCCCAAGGTGGATGACAAGACGGGAAGCGGGTATCTGGCCTCACAAGCCAAACTTGCCGTTGCCCAGCGGGAACAAGAACGAGAACAAGGGatcgggggggaggggaaaatgAGGGATTACCTCGACTATACCCTTGACGCACGAGATGGGAACGGCGAGCCGTTGACCAGGGCGCAAAAGGAGGCCCACGCCACGCTTCTGATCCAGGCCGGGGCAGACACAACGGGTAGCGGGCTCGGGGCGGTGCTGAGATTGATGCTGGAGCACGGCGAGTGTATGAAAAAGGCAAGAAGGGAGATCGAGGTGGCAGATGAGAAGGGTTTGCTGTCTACGCCGGTGTTGTATGAGGAGACCAAACAGCATCTGCCGTATTTTGTTGCTTGCATCAAGGAGGGACTGAGAGTCAACCCTCCTGCTCCGAATCTGTTCGGTCGCATTATTCTCGAAAAGGGCGGCACCGTCATTGACGGGGTGCATGTTCCTCAAGGAGCAGAGGTGTGCAGCAATCCATACGTCGTGGGTCGTGATCCCGAGTTGTATGGCACCGACGCCGAGGCTTTCGAGCCTGAGAGGTGGCTTAATGGCAACGAGAAACGTCGAgccgagatggaggcggCGAATTTCGTGTTCAGCATGGGACCAAGAGTTTGTCTGGGGAAGGAAATTGCCATGATGGAGATGTACAAGGTTTTGCCCGAGATTGTGAGAAGGTTTGACTTTGAGGTTGTCTCGGCTGGCAAATATGTTGATCGAGGGGGCGTGGCGTGCAACAAAGACTTCATGGTGAGAGTGCGGCGTAGGGCTTAG
- a CDS encoding hypothetical protein (EggNog:ENOG503P7JU) has translation MESTMDIAQLVAQMQDTLSTIHTTLASLNTAEHDAKLDELEARRDNTIKHLLAAFSAESEVLHQKRLAQREEIAERRRIEDEERERRRRQEDEELAERDKQEDEARDGRLLHETNEVEEETDHLMIEIEEEAQRAIDEGQKKLMGLEERRKELNHLIEEQLRAPIIPSPPKRSRRGSNLPPAVATPSKPPEPVAPESLNNDGAKALEPEDISTSRHDEITETAHKSPTIPQADMVKESTLNTAANSQMQASPTNDSRPTSRQDRPLFVQPVISRSGTIIHADQLEETARAPVEPIGIPNRNTDSPDPLDSSKPDVTWWENKRREEAERALHHPATPSPSSSHNEAEDTGAPSQLPAEHGVKDADQPNSSQATPGASRQAVGSGDVTQPAEETPAMPQLDMDQALSNETTRGRSQTSVDVIAAVTRAASVVSDSASEYDLSTADHPTETTVEGEKPQALQNLNVPEHEHSPEEVPLPLSATGDSFDAAGDMSFESAHEQPVRLASAISDHTRSHAGEHISFAADEEQENTHNASFELTEASVTPEHHGSEPSVNGDAASSVSSYHNQPSIEYRTTSDEPPAVGVPEGMDDSCSLTDTSEYCLHEEVSDRHHPHRPPLVHSESYTGDERDDVEVDIPLQRVPSHQPPREEFGHEEVENDPHAVSDHETDVCHALAPVSQEQELDGHPHTPSLQVIREDEVLDSTVEETVAPEPQQHGAVGLGTEDSAHAEKSIVEHDSPHGSELGHDEDVPALSSSSDHGDHTHSFYDDGSHLEDDYAQPEPITPNPLILQPFRTGDGGDRGSHVRDRDVPKLPDDVGRHGERDAEPGVSGARGQPGDQAHLGVLRDDGYVGGGAAERAEEKAEESLVPGAEHVSDAALPPAGLQNEEAADDQLRRASQVSNESVEMDAAYTTTVNGEGELFDDDDDDDDDDDDDGDAESDVSDIEDAYLNEEGVVDAVVAAMGPEPEDQEHTEKDAATVKTSVDEVAEVPTEVPAEAPAELQAIVAADALVHTSTDIPLDTVLDRPVGPTVEMPEPMAAQVEAGAHIQVPDETPFATPMEVPGQVEPKAQVLNIMGDSDGTPAVSATVPPIETPEPDHPRTSPNWVNEADDYFAELDQRQETPRLQFFEQKRTDVKTSLASDSQTASQGLSASNHNPDRPQTPDQDTELACQEHRSTHLHSQEQQQSSPQSVRSQSTIDSAPPSPEQHTVTDTHVPVIRGLVSTQSPSYQTGRPRNNSHLIEYDHHRDESEDTPLAKWRHRESTLSMPDQPPVAPLDTAHSSKHSHASSESGDQKGGSLFQRMRNVFEQQSHASDINTSRSSHSRPISTDRHSGGGGGGGGSGLWGSGGPLSGRFGKSWSSSSNEHHHHRDYHHSPYTEAGHSPVRGTEGDHDALDERSGLVGGREDLN, from the exons ATGGAATCCACCATGGATATTGCCCAACTGGTGGCTCAGATGCAGGATACACTGTCCACCATCCACACCACTCTCGCCTCTCTCAACACCGCCGAACACGATGCGAAGCTTGACGAGCTGGAAGCCAGGCGTGATAATACCATCAAACATTTGCTAGCCGCCTTTTCTGCCGAGTCCGAGGTCCTGCACCAAAAGAGACTGGCTCAGCGTGAAGAGATTGCCGAGCGCCGCAGAATCGAAGACGAGGAGCGGGAAAGACGGAGGcgccaagaagatgaagagctgGCAGAAAGAGACAaacaagaagatgaagcACGGGATGGCAGGCTTCTGCACGAGACAAatgaggtggaagaggaaacGGACCACCTTATGattgagattgaggaggaagccCAGAGGGCCATTGATGAGGGGCAGAAGAAGTTGATGGGCCTGGAAGAACGGAGAAAG GAGCTCAACCACCTCATCGAGGAGCAGCTGAGGGCACCAATCATCCCTTCTCCACCCAAGAGATCGAGGCGAGGCAGCAACCTGCCGCCAGCTGTGGCTACACCAAGTAAGCCACCGGAACCTGTGGCCCCCGAATCTCTCAATAATGACGGTGCAAAGGCTCTTGAGCCCGAGGACATTTCTACGAGCAGACACGATGAGATCACCGAGACAGCCCACAAGTCACCGACCATTCCGCAGGCGGACATGGTCAAAGAGTCGACTCTGAACACAGCTGCCAACAGCCAGATGCAAGCCAGCCCGACCAATGATAGCAGACCGACATCTCGTCAGGACCGGCCTCTATTTGTCCAGCCGGTGATTTCGCGATCTGGGACCATCATCCACGCTGACCAGCTTGAGGAGACGGCACGTGCTCCTGTCGAGCCCATTGGTATTCCCAATCGAAACACCGATTCACCTGATCCTTTGGACAGCTCGAAGCCCGATGTAACCTGGTGGGAAaacaagagaagagaagaggcagAGCGTGCCCTGCACCATCCAGCGACTCCAAGCCCCTCATCTTCACATAACGAAGCCGAGGACACCGGAGCCCCATCACAGTTGCCAGCTGAACATGGAGTCAAAGATGCCGATCAGCCCAACTCTTCCCAGGCAACACCTGGCGCGAGTCGCCAAGCCGTGGGGAGCGGCGATGTGACCCAACCCGCCGAAGAGACGCCCGCGATGCCGCAGCTGGATATGGATCAGGCTTTGTCCAACGAGACAACACGTGGAAGGAGCCAAACAAGTGTCGATGTTATCGCCGCGGTAACGAGAGCGGCCAGTGTCGTCTCTGACAGCGCATCCGAGTACGATTTGTCTACGGCCGATCATCCGACCGAAACAACCGTTGAAGGTGAAAAACCTCAGGCTTTACAGAATCTCAATGTGCCCGAACACGAACACAGTCCCGAGGAGGTGCCGTTGCCATTGAGCGCTACCGGTGACTCCTTCGACGCGGCAGGGGATATGTCCTTCGAGTCGGCGCATGAGCAGCCTGTCAGACTAGCATCTGCTATCTCCGATCATACGCGGTCTCATGCCGGCGAGCACATCTCTTTTGCTGCCGATGAAGAACAGGAGAACACTCACAATGCTTCTTTTGAGCTCACCGAGGCCAGTGTTACTCCCGAACATCACGGCTCCGAACCCTCCGTCAACGGGGACGCCGCTTCCTCCGTCTCATCGTACCATAATCAGCCGAGTATTGAGTACCGCACGACATCAGACGAGCCGCCCGCAGTTGGAGTTCCAGAAGGTATGGACGACTCTTGTTCCTTGACTGATACCTCCGAGTATTGCCTACACGAGGAGGTCTCTGACAGGCACCACCCACACCGCCCTCCGCTCGTCCATTCAGAGTCGTACACGGGAGATGAGAgggatgatgtcgaggttgacattCCGCTGCAACGAGTGCCTTCCCACCAACCGCCTAGAGAAGAGTTCGGGcatgaggaggttgaaaaCGATCCACATGCCGTCTCCGACCATGAAACAGACGTATGTCATGCTCTAGCGCCGGTCTCACAGGAACAAGAGCTGGATGgacacccacacaccccaTCTCTCCAGGTAATccgcgaggatgaggtccTAGATTCTACCGTCGAGGAAACGGTGGCTCCAgaaccacagcagcatggAGCTGTAGGCCTTGGGACCGAAGACAGCGCTCACGCAGAAAAGTCCATTGTGGAACATGACTCCCCCCACGGCAGCGAGCTCGGTCATGACGAAGACGTGCCAGCgctgtcatcttcctctgaCCATGGTGACCATACCCATTCCTTCTACGACGACGGCTCACATCTTGAAGACGACTACGCCCAACCCGAACCCATCAcgcccaaccccctcatcctgcAGCCCTTTCGGaccggcgacggcggcgatcGAGGATCGCATGTTCGTGACCGAGACGTACCGAAGCTCCCGGATGACGTCGGTCGACACGGAGAGAGAGATGCTGAGCCCGGTGTCAGTGGTGCTAGAGGACAACCTGGTGATCAGGCCCATCTCGGAGTACTTCGAGACGATGGCtatgtgggagggggagcagcgGAACgagcggaggagaaggccgaggagtcATTAGTTCCTGGGGCAGAGCATGTCAGTGACGCTGCTCTACCGCCGGCCGGGCTGCAGAACGAAGAGGCTGCGGACGACCAGCTGCGTCGTGCTAGTCAAGTGTCAAATGAGTCGGTTGAGATGGACGCTGCGTATACGACTACAGTGAATGGGGAGGGCGagctgtttgatg atgacgatgatgatgacgatgatgatgatgatgatggtgatgcgGAAAGCGATGTCAGTGACATTGAGGATGCTTATCTTaatgaggagggtgttgtcgaTGCTGTCGTTGCGGCAATGGGACCTGAGCCTGAAGATCAAGAGCACACTGAAAAGGATGCTGCCACAGTGAAGACCTCAGTGgatgaggttgctgaggtgcCTACCGAGGTACCTGCTGAGGCACCTGCTGAGCTTCAAGCTATTGTTGCAGCTGATGCTCTAGTTCATACTTCAACTGATATTCCCCTTGATACCGTCCTCGACCGTCCAGTTGGGCCAACTGTCGAAATGCCAGAACCAATGGCAGCACAGGTTGAGGCTGGGGCTCACATTCAGGTACCAGACGAGACGCCATTCGCGACACCAATGGAAGTGCCGGGTCAAGTTGAGCCTAAGGCCCAGGTGCTAAATATCATGGGAGATTCGGACGGCACACCCGCTGTCTCGGCTACCGTCCCACCAATTGAGACTCCAGAGCCAGATCATCCCCGGACAAGCCCCAACTGGGTCAACGAGGCTGACGACTACTTTGCTGAACTGGATCAAAGACAGGAGACACCTAGACTTCAGTTCTTTGAGCAAAAGCGAACCGATGTAAAAACTTCCTTAGCATCAGATTCACAGACAGCCAGCCAAGGACTCTCAGCCAGCAATCACAATCCTGATCGTCCTCAAACACCCGACCAAGACACAGAGCTTGCTTGCCAGGAACACCGATCAACACATCTCCATAGCCAAGAGCAACAACAATCTTCGCCGCAGTCCGTCCGCAGCCAAAGCACCATCGATTCTGCGCCTCCATCGCCCGAACAACACACCGTGACAGACACCCACGTCCCAGTCATCCGTGGCCTTGTCTCCACCCAGTCACCCAGCTACCAAACCGGCCGGCCACGGAACAACTCCCATCTCATCGAGTACGACCATCACCGCGACGAATCCGAGGACACCCCATTAGCTAAATGGCGGCACCGAGAATCTACCCTTTCCATGCCCGACCAACCACCTGTTGCCCCCCTTGATACCGCTCACTCAAGCAAGCACTCCCACGCCAGCAGCGAATCCGGCGACCAAAAAGGCGGCAGCCTCTTCCAGCGCATGCGCAACGTATTTGAGCAACAATCCCACGCCTccgacatcaacacctcccgcTCGTCCCACTCTCGCCCCATCAGCACCGACCGTCAcagcggagggggaggcggcgggggcggtTCTGGACTCTGGGGTTCCGGCGGGCCTCTCTCCGGTCGTTTCGGCAAGTCCTGGTCTTCGTCATCGAacgagcaccaccaccacagggACTACCACCACTCTCCCTACACCGAGGCGGGGCACTCCCCTGTTCGTGGCACCGAGGGCGATCATGATGCGTTGGACGAACGGAGTGGCTTGGTGGGCGGAAGGGAAGATCTAAATTGA
- a CDS encoding hypothetical protein (COG:C; EggNog:ENOG503NWXH; CAZy:AA7), whose protein sequence is MGFEQVIKALRNSLPASNLFFEGEREYEALNGSYLSAMESDIRPAAIFRPESRKQVAKFVKIMRPFALGEHGEEATVRFAIRSGGQQPLPGVANIEGGITLDLGLLNSVELQKNGKQTVVSVGAGARWGAVYDKLDGTGLGVTGVRSASGGVGGLSLTGGVSFFSSREGFVCDNVLNYEVVLASGEIVNANEHENSDLWISLRGGGNNFGVVTRFDFRTFPQPGKFWGGSVFYFLSSWPYHVGALLSELRKKDAADPNAHVQLSIGYSSQFAQFACQSQLSYTGADTTESMPEVLKPWADRHPQIEQLNSVRLMTLREAVSEQPAESKGNVRCAYMNVTVKADAPTLFEATEIFTNSLESVKACSGLMSSLTFQPYSVNTLRQTVRHGGNSLGLDPSDGPLINIMVSTYWNKKSDDAAILKYMSNATSYMRREAQRRNKLVPFVSMNHAWTHQDVIECYGEENKRALQETSIKYDPEGLFQRGVPGGFKLFNRK, encoded by the exons ATGGGCTTTGAGCAAGTGATCAAGGCTCTCAGGAACAGCCTTCCCGCCTCAAACCTCTTctttgagggggagagggagtatGAGGCGCTCAACGGGTCGTACCTCTCCGCGATGGAGAGCGATATCAGACCCGCCGCTATTTTCCGACCCGAAAGCAGGAAACAGGTTGCCAAGTTCGTCAAGATTATGAGGCCGTTTGCCCTTGGCGAGCATGGCGAAGAGGCCACGGTCCGATTTGCCATCCGCAGCGGCGGACAGCAACCACTCCCAGGTGTCGCCAACATTGAGGGCGGCATTACACTGGACCTCGGTCTCCTTAATTCAGTTGAGCTCCAGAAGAACGGGAAACAAACAGTTGTTTCAGTTGGCGCAGGTGCTCGATGGGGCGCGGTCTACGATAAGCTGGACGGCACAGGACTGGGTGTCACGGGTGTTCGTTCTGCctctggtggtgttggtggatTGTCTTTGACTG GCGGTGTCTcgttcttctcctcccgcgAAGGGTTTGTCTGCGACAATGTTCTCAACTACGAGGTTGTCCTCGCCTCAGGAGAGATTGTCAATGCCAACGAGCATGAGAACAGCGACTTGTGGATTTCCCTCCGCGGAGGTGGCAACAACTTTGGGGTTGTCACACGTTTCGATTTCAGGACATTCCCTCAGCCCGGGAAATTTTGGGGCGGCAGTGTTTTCTATTTCCTCTCTAGCTGGCCATATCACGTCGGTGCCCTCCTGTCAGAGCTCCGGAAAAAGGATGCCGCCGACCCAAACGCCCACGTTCAGTTGAGCATCGGTTACTCTTCCCAGTTTGCTCAGTTTGCCTGCCAGAGCCAGCTGTCTTACACTGGAGCGGACACCACCGAAAGCATGCCTGAGGTGCTCAAACCGTGGGCAGATAGGCATCCTCAAATCGAGCAGTTGAACTCGGTCAGGTTGATGACGCTCAGAGAGGCGGTGTCAGAGCAGCCAGCAGAATCAAAAGGCAACGTTCG ATGCGCCTACATGAACGTGACAGTCAAGGCCGACGCGCCCACGCTCTTTGAGGCGACTGAAATCTTCACCAACTCCCTTGAGAGCGTCAAGGCATGCTCCGGACTCATGTCTTCTCTTACATTCCAGCCCTACTCGGTCAATACTCTCCGGCAAACAGTCCGCCACGGCGGTAATTCACTCGGTCTCGACCCCTCAGACGGACCGCTTATCAACATCATGGTATCGACCTACTGGAACAAGAAGTCTGACGATGCTGCCATCCTCAAGTACATGAGCAATGCGACAAGCTacatgaggagggaggctcAAAGGAGGAACAAGCTGGTGCCTTTCGTATCCATGAACCATGCCTGGACTCATCAAGACGTTATCGAGTGCTACGGAGAGGAGAACAAGAGGGCGCTGCAGGAGACAAGTATCAAGTACGATCCCGAGGGACTGTTCCAAAGAGGCGTCCCAGGGGGATTCAAGCTTTTCAACCGGAAATGA
- a CDS encoding hypothetical protein (COG:O; EggNog:ENOG503P4H7), with protein sequence MAALPDFTLYYSAGACSNAVRLALHELSIPFQSVNTRRNANLKIEPADGSLTAEEYRDQVHHKNYVPGFVITFADGHRESITETPAILSYIASLRPERGLAGKTDLEKARVLSWAIYFAGELHGVGWGALLAPKRFVDVSDKKLEEAVKEGGKQNIRAAYEHLETELQKGGGEWIVGDSLTLADVYSYILYRWGVKHEFGMEKYERYTEIVKKLEARESTKKALEEEGLPAHFQ encoded by the coding sequence ATGGCGGCTCTTCCAGATTTCACTCTCTACTACAGCGCAGGAGCTTGCTCGAATGCAGTTCGTCTGGCCCTTCACGAGctctccatccccttccAATCTGTCAACACCCGCCGCAACGCCAATCTGAAGATCGAACCTGCCGACGGCTCGCTTACTGCGGAGGAGTACCGTGACCAGGTTCACCACAAGAACTACGTCCCTGGCTTTGTCATCACCTTCGCCGATGGACACAGGGAGTCCATCACCGAGACGCCCGCTATCCTCTCTTACATTGCTTCTCTTCGTCCCGAAAGGGGCTTGGCGGGCAAGACAGATCTTGAGAAAGCAAGGGTTCTCTCATGGGCCATCTACTTTGCCGGTGAGCTGCACggagtgggatggggggcACTTTTGGCACCGAAGAGGTTTGTGGATGTCAGCGACaagaagttggaggaggctgtgaAGGAGGGTGGAAAGCAGAACATCAGGGCTGCGTATGAGCATCTGGAGACAGAGCTGCAGAAGGGCGGCGGGGAGTGGATTGTTGGAGATTCGCTGACACTGGCGGATGTGTATTCGTATATTTTGTACAGGTGGGGAGTTAAGCATGAGTTTGGGATGGAGAAGTATGAGAGGTACACTGAGATTGTGAAGAAGCTTGAAGCGAGAGAGAGCACCAAGAAAgctctggaggaggaagggttgCCGGCTCACTTTCAGTGA